One Natrinema longum genomic window carries:
- a CDS encoding IclR family transcriptional regulator, with translation MRTDRDETETDEVGVATTRKTFALLEALKDEEGLTIAELTQRTGLPKSTVYRHLQTLTDLGYVIERDGNYYVGFRFVELGEQARSRRVGYTAAKRAVFELGQETDERAVFIVEEDDEAVYVHRYGSLTNTMIGHRRPLHSMASGKVILAEWDDASVTRYVDDVGLEAITSNTITDPDELFDELERIRERGYAVNNQEHMDGLRGVAVPVYTPDDEFLGSLAVFGPTSRFTDEYVHDDLPTRLRDKAGEIRVTLAYG, from the coding sequence ATGAGAACGGATCGGGACGAGACCGAGACGGACGAGGTGGGTGTTGCGACGACTCGGAAGACGTTCGCACTCCTCGAGGCGCTCAAAGACGAGGAGGGACTCACGATCGCGGAGCTCACCCAGCGGACGGGGCTCCCGAAGAGCACCGTCTACCGCCATCTGCAGACGCTGACCGATCTGGGGTACGTCATCGAGCGCGATGGTAACTACTACGTCGGGTTTCGCTTCGTCGAACTCGGTGAGCAGGCCCGTTCCCGGAGAGTAGGATACACGGCTGCCAAGCGAGCGGTGTTCGAACTCGGTCAGGAGACCGACGAACGCGCGGTGTTCATCGTCGAAGAGGACGACGAGGCCGTCTACGTCCACCGCTATGGCAGCCTCACGAACACGATGATCGGGCACCGGCGGCCGCTCCACTCGATGGCCTCGGGCAAAGTCATTCTCGCAGAGTGGGACGACGCTTCGGTTACTCGCTACGTCGACGACGTGGGTCTCGAGGCGATCACGTCGAACACGATCACCGACCCCGACGAACTGTTCGACGAACTCGAGCGAATCCGCGAGCGGGGGTATGCGGTAAACAACCAGGAACACATGGACGGGCTTCGTGGGGTCGCCGTCCCCGTCTACACGCCCGACGACGAGTTCCTCGGGTCGCTGGCCGTGTTCGGACCGACCAGCCGATTCACCGACGAGTACGTTCACGACGACCTTCCGACCCGGCTTCGGGACAAGGCTGGCGAAATCAGGGTCACGCTCGCGTACGGCTGA
- a CDS encoding acyl-CoA dehydrogenase family protein, with product MLDFVQLEEDLDQEERMIRDTAREFVDEHVKPDIGDHFEAGTFPKELIPKMGELGFYAPNLEGYGSPNVSETAYGLLMQELEAGDSGLRSMASVQGALVMYPIHAYGSEEQKEEWLPDMGRGEAIGCFGLTEPEHGSNPSAMETRAEADGDGYVINGAKTWITNSPIADVAIVWARDTSAEDDPVRGFLVETDRDGITTNKIDDKLSLRASITGEIGLNDVYVPQENVLPGVEGMKGPLSCLTQARYGIAWGAVGAARDCFEEARQYAKDRDQFGGPIGRFQLQQRKLAEMGTQITLAQLLAYRLAELKERGEMRPQHVSMSKRNNVRMARDQSRIAREMLGGNGITTDYSPMRHMSNLETVYTYEGTHDIHTLVLGEEFTGIPAYQ from the coding sequence ATGCTGGATTTCGTTCAGCTCGAGGAAGACCTCGACCAGGAAGAGCGGATGATCCGGGACACGGCCCGGGAGTTCGTCGACGAACACGTCAAACCCGACATCGGCGACCACTTCGAAGCGGGGACCTTCCCCAAGGAGCTCATCCCGAAGATGGGCGAACTGGGCTTTTACGCCCCGAATCTCGAGGGCTATGGCTCGCCGAACGTCTCGGAGACGGCCTACGGACTCCTGATGCAGGAACTCGAGGCCGGCGATTCGGGGCTGCGCTCGATGGCGTCGGTCCAGGGTGCGCTCGTGATGTACCCGATCCACGCCTACGGGAGCGAGGAGCAGAAAGAAGAGTGGCTGCCGGACATGGGGCGAGGCGAGGCGATCGGTTGCTTCGGTCTCACCGAACCCGAACACGGCTCGAACCCGTCGGCGATGGAGACCCGCGCCGAAGCGGACGGCGACGGCTACGTCATAAACGGCGCGAAGACGTGGATCACGAACTCGCCGATCGCTGACGTCGCCATCGTCTGGGCCCGCGATACGTCGGCCGAGGACGACCCGGTCCGCGGGTTCCTCGTCGAGACCGACCGCGACGGGATTACGACCAACAAGATCGACGACAAACTCTCGCTGCGCGCCTCGATCACCGGCGAGATCGGGCTCAACGACGTCTACGTTCCCCAGGAGAACGTCCTGCCCGGCGTCGAGGGCATGAAGGGCCCGCTCTCCTGTCTCACGCAGGCACGCTACGGCATCGCCTGGGGTGCCGTCGGTGCCGCTCGTGACTGCTTCGAGGAGGCTCGCCAGTACGCGAAAGACCGCGACCAGTTCGGCGGTCCGATCGGCCGGTTCCAGCTCCAACAGCGCAAACTCGCGGAGATGGGAACCCAGATCACACTGGCCCAGCTGCTGGCCTACCGGCTCGCCGAACTCAAAGAACGCGGTGAGATGCGACCACAGCACGTCTCGATGTCGAAGCGGAACAACGTCCGGATGGCCCGCGACCAGTCCCGCATCGCCCGCGAGATGCTCGGCGGTAACGGCATCACCACCGACTACTCGCCGATGCGCCACATGTCCAACCTCGAGACGGTCTACACCTACGAGGGGACCCACGACATCCACACGCTCGTCCTCGGCGAGGAGTTCACCGGGATTCCCGCCTACCAGTAA
- a CDS encoding TAXI family TRAP transporter solute-binding subunit has protein sequence MAGKRTRTDSGTTRRTLLAATGVGAATALAGCIGGETSGNGGNGGGDQTLETLSDINEETSVSPTPSGSGTAPALERALDHATDGYDRVSTSYGEQGNAINENQLDVGVGTLMNFSITPSWLQQTASTVGNLRVLDVTDETEQAWNDDDRLLIQPTETGQIDNVDAPDEVPAPTFAYNFVSRADLEYDTVYTFLETLYEQKDELAEYNGLLATHEEDEFWVKNMYDGVPFHDAAADFYEEIGVWSDEFERAGGSTSGGSTGDTNVRMRTSTSTTTAYTANQGMASAVNDGTDALFAEAQTSQGTEANLGALNSEDAEMVYIQNWSAQQVREGAGNYSELNFDMAQIVHFYDLPWFFIADGGN, from the coding sequence ATGGCAGGAAAGCGTACCCGTACGGATAGCGGTACAACTCGACGAACACTCCTCGCAGCGACCGGCGTCGGAGCCGCGACGGCACTCGCCGGCTGTATCGGCGGTGAGACGAGCGGCAACGGCGGCAACGGTGGCGGCGACCAGACCCTCGAGACCCTCTCGGACATCAACGAGGAGACGTCGGTGTCACCGACGCCGAGTGGCTCCGGGACCGCGCCGGCGCTCGAGCGTGCGCTCGATCACGCGACCGACGGCTACGACCGCGTGAGTACGAGCTACGGCGAACAGGGCAACGCGATCAACGAGAACCAACTCGACGTCGGCGTCGGGACGCTGATGAACTTCTCGATCACGCCCAGCTGGCTCCAGCAGACCGCGAGTACCGTCGGCAACCTCCGCGTCCTCGACGTGACCGACGAGACCGAGCAGGCCTGGAACGACGACGATCGACTGCTGATCCAGCCGACCGAGACGGGCCAGATCGACAACGTCGACGCCCCCGACGAGGTCCCCGCGCCGACGTTCGCGTACAACTTCGTCTCGCGGGCCGACCTCGAGTACGACACGGTCTACACGTTCCTCGAGACGCTATACGAGCAGAAAGACGAACTGGCGGAGTACAACGGTCTCCTGGCGACCCACGAAGAAGACGAGTTCTGGGTGAAGAACATGTACGACGGCGTCCCCTTCCACGACGCCGCGGCGGACTTCTACGAGGAGATCGGCGTCTGGAGCGACGAGTTCGAACGCGCCGGCGGCAGTACAAGCGGCGGGTCCACCGGAGACACCAACGTCCGGATGCGGACGTCGACGTCGACGACGACGGCCTACACCGCCAATCAGGGGATGGCCAGCGCCGTCAACGACGGGACCGACGCCCTGTTCGCCGAGGCCCAGACCAGCCAGGGAACCGAGGCTAACCTCGGCGCGCTCAACAGCGAGGACGCCGAAATGGTCTACATCCAGAACTGGTCGGCACAGCAGGTCCGGGAAGGTGCCGGGAACTACAGCGAACTCAACTTCGACATGGCACAGATCGTCCACTTCTACGATCTGCCGTGGTTCTTCATCGCCGACGGCGGTAACTAA
- a CDS encoding TRAP transporter permease: MSETYSERGVSESALGLIVYVFGFSLTLYTVGYAVSLVGGWPLSGLVPEPGWVKRDELYMIIFFGGGIALYYLDYARQEFVGESADVSIDAAASSTADESTEGALERARSVWGRIDPYVALALALVSLLAMAYVYTNFTRLEGDAYILGYTTTDHLVGIVLITLAIDTTRRAFGTVIAAVAVAAIAYAHSAVGPRLFGVFEHSGQGWEQIAENGAIGISGVYDGTLMGIGSTWVAIFIMFAGIAKAFGLMEFVREVGTELGTSLRTGVVQIAVISSMIMGSITGSAAANTATTGSFTIPMIKDQGVRDDVAASIEAVASAGGQMLPPVMGVAAFLMADIIQVPYLDIVQAGVIPAALFYFSVCLAVHFTILKFGWISNDLSPFRWRLLLKGLHFAVPMGVLLYTLVYLRYTPLSAGMNTIVAIIGVMFVRNLVVGVVGIGSDEVTAEVLGREVRGDNLLGNLGATAKQTADGFKQGGIDMAPLVGVLAAMGVIVELLEGTGLTARVATSIVSLGDVSLLGLGGGLFVVLFLAMIASILFGLGMPTPAAYILVAILVAKPITELGTPDIATHMFVFYFAMLSAITPPVAISVAIGARIAGASFLQSAKQALRLGAPGFVIPYAFIANESLIYWSTETLVAFPVVLAGTVALIVATIGFDGARDLSAPVRAAFIVAALGAMFGSIVHVAIQLVAAAAIVAALLHARFVVGYELPSGSAAGSDIDAPLD, from the coding sequence ATGTCCGAAACATATTCCGAGCGCGGAGTTTCCGAGAGCGCTCTCGGGCTCATCGTCTACGTGTTTGGGTTCTCCCTGACGCTGTATACCGTCGGGTACGCCGTCTCCCTCGTCGGCGGATGGCCACTTAGCGGACTCGTCCCGGAACCCGGGTGGGTGAAGCGAGACGAACTGTACATGATCATCTTTTTCGGCGGCGGCATCGCGCTGTACTACCTCGACTACGCCCGCCAGGAGTTCGTCGGCGAGAGCGCCGACGTAAGTATCGATGCGGCGGCGTCCTCGACGGCCGACGAGAGCACCGAGGGTGCGCTCGAGCGAGCGCGGAGCGTCTGGGGACGGATCGACCCGTACGTCGCCCTCGCACTCGCGCTCGTGTCGCTACTCGCGATGGCCTACGTCTACACGAACTTCACCCGGCTCGAGGGTGACGCCTACATCCTCGGCTACACCACCACCGATCACCTCGTCGGCATCGTTCTGATTACGCTGGCGATCGACACCACTCGCCGGGCGTTCGGGACGGTGATCGCAGCCGTCGCCGTCGCGGCGATCGCCTACGCTCACTCTGCGGTCGGCCCGCGGCTGTTCGGCGTCTTCGAGCACTCGGGCCAGGGCTGGGAGCAGATCGCCGAGAACGGCGCGATCGGAATCAGCGGCGTCTACGACGGCACTCTGATGGGGATCGGCTCGACGTGGGTCGCGATCTTCATCATGTTCGCCGGGATCGCGAAGGCCTTCGGATTGATGGAGTTCGTCCGCGAGGTAGGGACGGAACTCGGGACGAGCCTCCGAACCGGCGTCGTCCAGATCGCCGTCATCTCGAGTATGATCATGGGCTCGATCACCGGGAGCGCGGCGGCCAACACCGCGACGACCGGCAGCTTCACCATTCCGATGATCAAGGATCAGGGCGTCCGCGACGACGTCGCCGCCTCGATCGAGGCGGTCGCCTCCGCGGGCGGCCAGATGCTGCCCCCCGTGATGGGCGTCGCGGCGTTCCTGATGGCCGACATCATCCAGGTCCCGTACCTGGACATCGTGCAAGCGGGAGTCATTCCGGCGGCGCTGTTCTACTTCAGCGTCTGTCTGGCCGTCCACTTCACGATCCTCAAGTTCGGCTGGATCTCGAACGACCTCTCGCCGTTCAGGTGGCGGCTCCTGCTCAAGGGACTCCACTTCGCGGTTCCGATGGGCGTCCTCCTGTACACCCTCGTCTACCTGCGGTACACCCCACTCTCGGCGGGGATGAACACGATCGTCGCGATCATCGGCGTGATGTTCGTCCGGAACCTCGTCGTCGGCGTCGTCGGCATCGGCTCCGACGAGGTGACGGCCGAGGTCCTCGGACGGGAAGTACGGGGCGACAATCTACTCGGGAACCTCGGCGCGACGGCCAAGCAGACCGCCGACGGGTTCAAACAAGGCGGGATCGACATGGCACCGCTGGTCGGCGTCCTCGCGGCCATGGGCGTGATCGTCGAACTGCTCGAGGGAACGGGGCTGACGGCCCGCGTCGCGACGTCGATCGTCAGTCTCGGCGACGTGAGCCTGCTCGGACTCGGTGGCGGACTGTTCGTCGTCCTGTTCCTCGCGATGATCGCAAGCATCCTGTTCGGACTGGGAATGCCCACGCCCGCGGCGTACATCCTCGTGGCCATCCTGGTCGCCAAACCGATCACCGAACTGGGGACCCCCGACATCGCGACACACATGTTCGTGTTCTACTTCGCGATGCTGTCGGCGATCACGCCGCCGGTCGCGATCTCCGTCGCGATCGGGGCGCGGATCGCGGGCGCGAGTTTCCTCCAGTCGGCCAAGCAGGCGCTCCGACTCGGCGCGCCCGGGTTCGTCATCCCCTACGCGTTCATCGCGAACGAGAGCCTCATCTACTGGTCGACCGAGACGCTCGTCGCGTTCCCGGTCGTGCTGGCCGGCACCGTCGCCCTGATCGTCGCGACGATCGGGTTCGACGGGGCGCGGGACCTCTCCGCGCCGGTCCGCGCGGCCTTCATCGTCGCCGCCCTCGGCGCGATGTTCGGCTCGATCGTCCACGTCGCCATCCAGCTCGTCGCCGCGGCGGCCATCGTCGCCGCGTTGCTGCACGCCCGGTTCGTCGTCGGGTACGAGTTGCCGAGCGGAAGTGCCGCCGGTTCCGACATCGACGCGCCGCTCGACTGA
- a CDS encoding long-chain-fatty-acid--CoA ligase, which produces MTNLVTEVEETVDANPESPAIAYEGTKLSYAEFWEQAGQFAQALENRGIGEGDRVGIYLPNLPQFVTAFYGTLRAGGIIVPMNPQYKAREISHMLADSGAKAVVALADLVPNVLEVQDDTDVEQVVSVGADVDGATAFGDFLAGETKDVVDRADDDIAVQPYTSGTTGTPKGVLLTHHNLAFTTRANADVPPGGFQASDRLIGTLPLFHIYGMSVVMNGAMYSGGTYYPVPEWDAPAVMQQLEDDGITIMFAVPAMFNDMINQPDAESYEFESLRFANSGGSSLPLEVLERFEELWGVQLNEGYGLTETSPVTHANTNENRRKGSIGQPLEGVEAKIVDDDFEAIPRVEEGPIDEEEADLHDITGELVIHGPNVMKEYYGLPEANEEAFTDEDGKRWFHTGDIGYWDEDDFFYVVDREKHMIVTGGYNVYPREVEELLFEHEDVADAAVVGVPDERRGETVRAFVVPTPDAEATPEDIKQYCLTNLAEYKHPREVEFVQELPRTTTGKVQKFELRDEDAE; this is translated from the coding sequence ATGACAAACCTCGTGACGGAGGTCGAAGAGACCGTCGATGCGAACCCAGAATCGCCCGCGATCGCGTACGAAGGGACCAAACTGAGCTACGCGGAGTTCTGGGAACAGGCCGGCCAGTTCGCACAGGCCCTCGAGAACCGCGGCATCGGCGAGGGCGACCGCGTCGGCATCTACCTGCCGAACCTGCCCCAGTTCGTCACGGCCTTCTACGGCACGCTGCGCGCCGGGGGCATCATCGTCCCGATGAACCCCCAGTACAAGGCCCGCGAGATCAGCCACATGCTGGCCGACAGCGGGGCCAAGGCCGTCGTCGCGCTGGCCGACCTCGTTCCCAACGTCCTCGAGGTACAGGACGACACGGACGTCGAACAGGTCGTCAGCGTCGGAGCGGACGTCGACGGCGCGACGGCGTTCGGCGACTTCCTCGCGGGGGAGACCAAGGACGTCGTCGACCGCGCGGACGACGACATCGCAGTCCAGCCCTACACGTCGGGGACGACCGGCACGCCCAAGGGCGTCCTGCTGACCCACCACAATCTGGCCTTTACGACGCGGGCCAACGCCGACGTTCCGCCGGGGGGCTTCCAGGCCTCCGACCGACTCATCGGGACACTCCCGCTGTTCCATATCTACGGTATGTCCGTCGTCATGAACGGCGCGATGTACAGCGGGGGCACCTACTACCCCGTCCCCGAGTGGGACGCGCCCGCGGTGATGCAGCAACTCGAGGACGACGGGATCACGATCATGTTCGCGGTTCCCGCGATGTTCAACGACATGATCAACCAGCCCGACGCCGAGAGCTACGAGTTCGAGTCCCTGCGCTTTGCCAACTCCGGGGGCTCGAGTCTGCCCCTGGAGGTCCTCGAGCGATTCGAGGAGCTCTGGGGCGTCCAGCTCAACGAGGGCTACGGCCTGACCGAGACCAGTCCGGTCACCCACGCCAACACGAACGAAAACCGGCGGAAGGGAAGTATCGGCCAGCCACTCGAGGGCGTCGAGGCGAAGATCGTCGACGACGATTTCGAGGCGATCCCGCGCGTCGAGGAAGGCCCGATCGACGAGGAGGAGGCCGACCTCCACGACATCACGGGCGAACTGGTCATCCACGGGCCGAACGTGATGAAGGAGTACTACGGGCTCCCCGAGGCCAACGAGGAGGCCTTCACCGACGAGGACGGTAAGCGCTGGTTCCACACCGGCGACATCGGCTACTGGGACGAGGACGACTTCTTCTACGTCGTCGACCGCGAGAAACACATGATCGTCACCGGCGGCTACAACGTCTACCCGCGCGAAGTCGAGGAGTTGCTCTTCGAGCACGAGGACGTCGCCGACGCCGCGGTGGTTGGGGTTCCGGACGAGCGCCGCGGCGAGACCGTGAGGGCGTTCGTCGTTCCCACGCCCGACGCCGAAGCGACGCCCGAAGACATCAAGCAGTACTGTCTGACCAACCTCGCGGAGTACAAACACCCCCGCGAAGTCGAGTTCGTCCAGGAACTGCCCCGGACGACGACCGGCAAGGTCCAGAAGTTCGAACTTCGCGACGAAGACGCGGAGTGA
- a CDS encoding acyl-CoA dehydrogenase family protein: MAFQLSAEHEAIRDAVREFGENEMVPVAEEHDREHKYPEALRKKAAEYDFVAPNIPTEYDGAGMDKISSTIVTEELWRADPGIGSAVGSAGFGSDMIIEFGDEWMKEEWLPKIANGETASCSMISEPAHGSNVAGIETVAEKDGDEYVLNGNKMWITNGTVADVGVCMAKTSPGEGHKGITAFLVEMDRDGVSTDKITNKLGIRASDLAEVVIDDVRVPEDNVIGEVDKGFYQLMEFFASGRTSVAAQAVGAAQGALDAAIEYATQREQFDQQISEFQAIQHKIAEMATKVEAARSLTYRAATQVEQENQDIAAQYSSMAKYFASEISVEVADEGIQVHGGSGYVTDYPAERYYRDARITKIYEGTSEIQKNIIADQIL, from the coding sequence ATGGCATTCCAGTTATCCGCCGAGCACGAGGCGATCCGTGACGCCGTCCGCGAATTCGGCGAAAACGAGATGGTTCCGGTCGCCGAGGAACACGACCGAGAGCACAAGTATCCGGAAGCGCTCCGCAAGAAGGCCGCCGAGTACGACTTCGTCGCGCCGAACATCCCGACCGAGTACGACGGTGCCGGGATGGACAAGATCTCCTCGACGATCGTCACCGAGGAACTCTGGCGTGCCGACCCCGGGATCGGCTCCGCCGTCGGCTCCGCCGGATTCGGCTCGGACATGATCATCGAATTCGGTGACGAGTGGATGAAAGAGGAGTGGCTGCCCAAGATCGCCAACGGCGAGACCGCGTCCTGTTCGATGATCTCCGAGCCCGCACACGGCTCGAACGTCGCCGGCATCGAGACGGTCGCCGAGAAGGACGGCGACGAGTACGTCCTCAACGGCAACAAGATGTGGATCACCAACGGGACCGTCGCCGACGTCGGCGTCTGCATGGCCAAGACCAGCCCCGGCGAGGGCCACAAGGGCATCACCGCCTTCCTCGTCGAGATGGACCGCGACGGCGTCTCGACGGACAAGATCACCAACAAACTGGGCATCCGCGCCTCCGACCTCGCGGAGGTCGTCATCGACGACGTTCGCGTCCCCGAGGACAACGTCATCGGCGAGGTCGACAAGGGCTTCTACCAGCTGATGGAGTTCTTCGCCTCCGGCCGCACCAGCGTCGCCGCCCAGGCCGTCGGTGCCGCCCAGGGTGCACTCGACGCCGCCATCGAGTACGCCACCCAGCGCGAGCAGTTCGACCAGCAGATCTCCGAGTTCCAGGCCATCCAACACAAGATCGCCGAGATGGCGACCAAGGTCGAGGCCGCCCGCTCGCTGACCTATCGTGCGGCGACCCAGGTCGAGCAGGAGAACCAGGACATCGCCGCGCAGTACTCGAGCATGGCGAAGTACTTCGCGTCCGAAATCTCGGTCGAAGTCGCCGACGAGGGTATCCAGGTCCACGGTGGCTCGGGCTACGTCACGGACTACCCCGCCGAGCGCTACTACCGCGACGCCCGCATCACGAAGATCTACGAGGGCACCAGCGAGATCCAGAAGAACATCATCGCCGACCAGATCCTCTAA
- a CDS encoding thiolase family protein, whose translation MSDRQPVIVQAVRTPQGKHGGVFAETGSEELSVPLVDAMLERTGLTGEDVDDIRWGCAKQVNEQSNNIARVIALLSELGEGVPGTTIDRLCASSAEAIMSASDAIRAGQREVVVAGGVENMSRNERRKGIDSYDGIAEQYDAAGLAMGQTAETVAEEFDISRDQQDEYGACSQQRAVEATEDGTFDEEIVPIETEDGLVEEDEGLRPGTTKEKIAGLPPAFREEGTVTAANASQVSDGAAGVLITSKAFAQREGLEIMAAIEDHNVAGVDPTIMGIGPVPAVRGIWERNSRSADDYDLVELNEAFASQTIYCRDELGFDDDRFNVNGGAIAIGHPLGASGARLPVTLIHELQRRDGGLGLSTMCVGYGQGAALELRVPKR comes from the coding sequence ATGAGCGATCGCCAGCCAGTTATCGTCCAGGCAGTCCGCACTCCGCAGGGAAAACACGGCGGCGTCTTCGCCGAGACCGGCAGCGAGGAGCTGTCGGTCCCGCTCGTGGACGCGATGCTCGAGCGGACGGGCCTTACCGGCGAGGACGTCGACGACATCCGGTGGGGCTGTGCCAAACAGGTCAACGAACAGAGCAACAACATCGCGCGGGTGATCGCCCTCCTCTCGGAGCTGGGCGAGGGCGTCCCCGGCACCACCATCGACCGGCTCTGTGCCTCCTCGGCGGAGGCGATCATGAGCGCCAGCGACGCGATCCGGGCGGGCCAGCGCGAGGTCGTCGTCGCGGGCGGCGTCGAGAACATGTCCCGCAACGAGCGCCGGAAGGGGATCGACTCCTACGACGGCATCGCCGAGCAGTACGACGCGGCCGGCCTCGCGATGGGCCAGACCGCAGAGACGGTCGCCGAGGAGTTCGACATCAGCCGGGACCAGCAAGACGAGTACGGCGCGTGCAGCCAGCAGCGCGCGGTCGAAGCGACCGAGGACGGGACGTTCGACGAGGAGATCGTCCCCATCGAGACCGAGGACGGCCTCGTCGAGGAGGACGAGGGCCTCCGTCCCGGTACCACCAAAGAAAAGATCGCCGGCCTCCCGCCGGCGTTCCGCGAGGAGGGAACCGTCACCGCCGCCAACGCCTCGCAGGTCTCCGACGGCGCTGCGGGCGTCCTCATCACGAGCAAAGCGTTCGCCCAGCGGGAAGGACTCGAGATCATGGCCGCGATCGAGGACCACAACGTTGCGGGCGTCGATCCGACGATCATGGGGATTGGTCCGGTCCCCGCGGTGCGGGGGATCTGGGAGCGCAACAGCCGGTCGGCGGACGACTACGACCTCGTGGAACTCAACGAGGCCTTCGCCAGCCAGACGATCTACTGCCGGGACGAACTCGGCTTCGACGACGACCGGTTCAACGTCAACGGCGGCGCGATCGCCATCGGCCACCCGCTTGGCGCGTCGGGCGCTCGCCTCCCCGTCACCCTGATCCACGAACTACAGCGCCGGGACGGCGGCCTCGGCCTCTCGACGATGTGCGTCGGCTACGGGCAGGGCGCGGCACTCGAGCTTCGGGTGCCCAAGCGGTAG
- a CDS encoding 3-hydroxyacyl-CoA dehydrogenase family protein produces MQIAVLGAGSMGHGIAQVSAMAGHDVVLRDIEEEFVEDGLEGIRANLRGGVDRDKISADEMEATLERIEGTTDLTGAVADADLVVEAVPEDMDLKQEVFADVEEATGEDTIIASNTSSLSVTEMASALEHPERAVGLHFFNPPHIMDLVEIVVAEQTDDRTEEFAVDYVRGIEKEDVVVRDTAGFATSRLGLALGLEAIRMVEQGVASPADIDEGMEIGYGHPMGPLELTDHVGLDVRLHIAEHLREELGERFKPPQSLRRKVRAGNLGKKTGEGYYVWEDGERVGMSGEWGGDE; encoded by the coding sequence ATGCAAATCGCAGTCCTCGGAGCCGGCAGTATGGGACACGGGATCGCACAGGTATCCGCGATGGCGGGCCACGACGTCGTCCTCCGTGACATCGAGGAGGAGTTCGTCGAGGACGGCCTCGAGGGGATCCGCGCCAACCTTCGGGGCGGCGTCGATCGGGACAAGATCAGCGCGGACGAGATGGAAGCGACCCTCGAGCGAATCGAGGGGACGACGGACCTCACGGGCGCAGTCGCGGACGCGGATCTCGTCGTCGAGGCGGTGCCCGAGGACATGGACCTCAAACAGGAGGTGTTCGCGGACGTCGAGGAAGCCACGGGCGAGGACACGATCATCGCCTCGAACACGTCCTCGCTGTCGGTGACCGAGATGGCAAGCGCCCTCGAGCACCCCGAACGCGCCGTCGGCCTCCACTTCTTCAACCCGCCCCACATCATGGACCTGGTCGAAATCGTCGTCGCCGAACAGACCGACGATCGGACCGAGGAGTTCGCCGTCGACTACGTCCGGGGCATCGAGAAGGAAGACGTCGTCGTGCGGGATACGGCCGGCTTCGCCACCTCGCGGCTCGGGCTCGCGCTGGGACTGGAAGCGATCCGGATGGTCGAGCAGGGCGTCGCCAGCCCGGCCGACATCGACGAGGGGATGGAGATCGGCTACGGGCATCCGATGGGACCCCTGGAGTTGACCGACCACGTCGGACTCGACGTGCGCCTGCACATCGCCGAACACCTCCGCGAGGAACTGGGCGAGCGGTTCAAGCCACCCCAGTCCCTGCGCCGGAAGGTCCGCGCGGGCAACCTCGGCAAGAAGACCGGCGAGGGCTACTACGTCTGGGAAGACGGCGAACGCGTCGGCATGAGCGGCGAGTGGGGCGGAGACGAGTGA